The nucleotide sequence GAGCACCAGCCGCTGGAGATCGGCCATGTCGGCGACCGCCACATGCACCAGGTAGTCGTCCGGGCCGGTCAGATGGAACACCGTCCGGGCCTCCGGCAGCGCCCGGATGCGTTCCACGAACGGTCCCACCAGCTCCCGCCGGTGCGGCCGGACCTGCACCGACAGCAACGCCTGCAGACCCCGCCCCAGCTTCGCCGGGTCCAGCCGCAGCCGATGGCCGAGGATCACACCCGACCGGCGCAGCCGGGCCACCCGGTCCAGACAGGTCGAGGGCGCCACCCCCACCCGCGCGGCGAGATCGCGGTACGTGGTCCGGGCGTCGTTCTGCAGCAGCCGGAGCAGATGCAGATCCACCGGATCCAGTACGACGGAGGCGTCCATCGGCCGAACGTAACACGGCTCCTAGCCACCTGGACCCGTCCGGTGTTCACCCTTCGGTCATGGATTCGAGCAGCAACGGCGCCGCCGACACCGTACGCACCGCGACCAGGGCACTGGCCACCGAGGCCGTGCACGCCGGACGGGAGGACTTGGCCGCACAGGGCCTGCACATCCCGCCCATCGACCTGTCCACCACCTACCCCTCCCGCGACAGCCGGGAAGAGGCCGCCCGCATCGACGCCTTCGCGGCCGAGGGCATCCTCCCCGAGGGGCAGCCCGTCTACGCCCGGCTCGGCAACCCGACCGTCGCCCGCTTCGAGACCGGGCTCGCCCGGCTCGAAGGCACCGAGTCCGCCGTCGCGTTCGCCAGCGGCATGGCCGCGCTCAGCGCGGTCCTCCTCGCCCGGTCGGCGGCCGGCCTGCGCCATGTGGTCGCCGTCCGCCCGCTGTACGGATGCAGCGACCACCTCCTCACCGCCGGGCTGCTCGGCACCGAGGTCACCTGGACCGACCCGGCCGGTATCGCGGACGCGCTGCGCCCCGACACCGGTCTCGTGCTGGTCGAGTCCCCGGCCAACCCCACCCTCACCGAGGTCGAC is from Streptomyces seoulensis and encodes:
- a CDS encoding Lrp/AsnC family transcriptional regulator, whose translation is MDASVVLDPVDLHLLRLLQNDARTTYRDLAARVGVAPSTCLDRVARLRRSGVILGHRLRLDPAKLGRGLQALLSVQVRPHRRELVGPFVERIRALPEARTVFHLTGPDDYLVHVAVADMADLQRLVLDEFTSQREVARVETRLIFQQWECGPLLPPGHAES